A stretch of DNA from bacterium:
CGCGAGGCATACCTTTATCTTTCCTATTTGAAGGAGCTGGTCGAACGGTTGGAAATCTCCAATGGAAATATGGAGGAGGGTTCCCTCCGGTGTGATGCGAATATTTCGTTGCGACCTGTCGGTACCGAGAAATTCGGTACCCGCACCGAAGTGAAAAACGTCAATTCCCTGCGTTACGTCGAAAAAGCGCTTCATGCTGAATATGCCCGTCAAAAGGATATCCTCGAAGCAGGCGGTATCATTGAACAACAAACCTTGACGTTCGACGAAAAGTCCGGCACCAACAAATTCCAACGTAGTAAAGAAGAGAGTCAGGATTACCGATACTTTCCAGAACCGGATTTGGTTCGATTCGATGTCCCAATGGAATGGATCGAGTCCGTTCGTTCTTCTCGAACCACTTATCAAGTTCGTGAGCAAATCCTCGCGAATGACTGTGGGTTCTCGCCTGAGCACATCTCGGAGATTATGAAGATTCGCAGCGAGTCGTTACGAACTCCTGGTGTGATTGTATCGAACTACTATTCCGGGAGCATCTATCTTGCTCAAGCGATGCAGTGGTCACGCGCGAAAGCAAAAACGCTCGACCCCGCCCAAACGGCTTCCACTTTCTTGAATAAAGCGCTCGGCGTATTCAAAGCCCGCAACGAAGATCCGATGCAGTCGCCGCTAACGCCGGAGAAATTCGCCGCAATCGAACATTTGCGCCAATCGAATGCGATAACCGGCAGCACCGCCAATGAGCTATTCGAACGCATCCCAAGCGACCCGC
This window harbors:
- the gatB gene encoding Asp-tRNA(Asn)/Glu-tRNA(Gln) amidotransferase subunit GatB — translated: SLACPVCLALPGALPVPNRRAVEFAIRLGLALGCTIRNTTKFNRKNYFYPDLPKGYQISQYDEPICENGVVKIIDEGVEKNIRIQRIHIEEDAGKSSHTSGDTTLVDLNRCGAPLLEIVSHPDLRSPREAYLYLSYLKELVERLEISNGNMEEGSLRCDANISLRPVGTEKFGTRTEVKNVNSLRYVEKALHAEYARQKDILEAGGIIEQQTLTFDEKSGTNKFQRSKEESQDYRYFPEPDLVRFDVPMEWIESVRSSRTTYQVREQILANDCGFSPEHISEIMKIRSESLRTPGVIVSNYYSGSIYLAQAMQWSRAKAKTLDPAQTASTFLNKALGVFKARNEDPMQSPLTPEKFAAIEHLRQSNAITGSTANELFERIPSDPRDVQEIVDTEGLAKVADTSLIDDIVVKVVTDFAKQVEEYRSGKVKVFEFLLGQVMKLTRGKADPDTARASLRRALDS